Proteins encoded in a region of the Labrus bergylta chromosome 9, fLabBer1.1, whole genome shotgun sequence genome:
- the si:ch211-132p1.2 gene encoding proteinase-activated receptor 4, which yields MMRMFLGVMLFVTLLMSVCSDSPSARPADECSSMAVRLRAFQLKRSCNFTTLNEKQLKEIRAPITVLYLPMLYLLAFSVGLPSNLLALWVLVFRTKPQPSTTLLINLTVADCLLLLALPFRIVYHFRGNHWELGEASCRIVMAMFYGNMYGSVLCLALVALDRYIALVHPFGAKTLRSRRTSLYMTAAVWLAVLGAMLPLLLSQQTYVLDEPRITTCHDALPEEEQENYFLPYFATLFTVCFLLPFLVVVFCHAAVLRTLMAEGKRYGHAVRVTVLVLLVFIVCLLPSNLLLLLTYANTSFDGDGEDIYVPYMVSLAISTFNSCIDPFIFYFVSVEFREKARDVLCCRKNTKSSNHVSYSSSSSSSGLRSKVTLLSRSSRSDV from the coding sequence GTCTGCGGGCATTCCAGTTGAAGAGATCCTGTAACTTCACCACCCTCAATGAGAAGCAGTTAAAGGAGATCCGGGCTCCAATCACAGTCCTGTACCTGCCGATGCTGTACCTGCTGGCCTTCAGTGTGGGTCTGCCTTCCAACCTGCTGGCTCTCTGGGTCCTGGTCTTCAGGACCAAACCGCAGCCATCCACCACGCTGCTCATCAACCTGACGGTGGCAGACTGCCTGCTGTTGCTTGCTCTGCCGTTTCGGATCGTGTACCACTTCCGGGGGAATCATTGGGAGCTGGGTGAGGCGTCCTGTCGAATTGTCATGGCGATGTTTTATGGGAATATGTACGGATCCGTGCTGTGTCTGGCCCTGGTGGCTCTGGACCGCTATATCGCTTTGGTTCACCCGTTTGGCGCCAAGACTCTGCGCAGCCGACGCACGTCTCTGTAcatgacagcagctgtgtggtTGGCGGTCCTGGGGGCCATGCTCCCCCTGCTGTTGTCCCAGCAGACCTACGTCCTGGATGAGCCAAGGATCACCACCTGCCATGACGCGCTGccagaagaggagcaggagaactACTTCCTGCCGTACTTCGCCACCTTATTCACGGTCTGCTTCCTGCTGCCATTCCTGGTTGTGGTGTTCTGCCACGCCGCTGTGCTGCGCACCCTGATGGCTGAGGGGAAGCGCTATGGTCATGCGGTGCGAGTGACAGTGCTGGTTCTGTTGGTcttcattgtgtgtctgttgccCAGcaacctcctcctgctcctaACGTATGCCAACACCTCATTTGACGGAGACGGAGAGGACATCTATGTTCCCTACATGGTTAGCTTAGCTATTAGCACCTTCAACAGCTGCATCGACCCCTTCATATTCTACTTTGTGTCTGTGGAGTTCAGGGAAAAGGCGAGGGATGTGCTGTGCTGCCGCAAAAACACTAAATCATCAAACCATGTGTCAtactcttcatcatcttcatcatcaggcctgaggtcaaaggtcacccTTTTGTCCAGGTCCAGCCGGAGCGACGTCTGA